One Coprobacter fastidiosus genomic window, TCATTATTGCCGGCATATCTGATTGCCAGCCTTGTTTTTTATGCATCAGCACATGACGAGCAGAAATGTTCGCGCATAGAAATCACTTTGTTGGACAGCACCGATACCCATTTTACATCTGTTCAAGAAATCAAAAAACAGATCAAAGATGAAGGCATAGATCCTACGGGCAAACCATTAGGAAGCATCAACACCGAAAAAATGGAAAAGATTCTCAAAAAGAATCAACTAATAGCCCGTGCCGAATGTTATAAATCTCCGTCGGGGATTATTCGCATAGACATAGAACAGCGTGTACCGATTATGCGGATTATCAGCGGATTTGAATCGTATTACATCGATGAAAACGGAGATATTATGCCGACAACATCTTCGTTTACAGCATATTTGCCTTTAGCAACAGGATATATCACCCATTCCTACGCAAAATCGCAACTATATCCGATGGCCGTCTATCTGAAAAATAACCCGTTCTGGGATGCCCAGATCGAGCAAATATATGTTACGGAAAACAACGAGATAGAATTAATTCCTCGTATTGGGGATAACTTGATACTTTTGGGAAAAATTGATAACTTTGAACAGAAACTCGAGAATCTGCAATGTTTATATGAACAAGCACTTTCCAAAGTAGGATGGAACAAATATGACACAATCAACCTGAAATATAACAATCAGGTGATTTGTTCAAAAAGAGATAAATAAACCGTTATGGAAGCAGGGAAATACATAGTAGCAATAGAACTTGGGACATCAAAAATAGTCGGGATTGTCGGAGTTAAAAACGAAGACGGCAGATTAAATATTCTGGCTACGGAGAAAGAAGACTCCGCCGGCTGTATAAAGCGAGGATGTATCTTCAACGTCGAAGATACCGCCTCTAAAATACAGAAAATCATCAAAAAACTCGAAAACAGGCTTTCTCTCAAGATCACAAAAGTATATGTCGGTGTCGGCGGGCAATCGGTGCACTCGATCAGTCATTCCGTTTTCCGGCAATTGGCAGAGGATACTCCTATTACCGATATGATCATCAACTCCCTGCATGCCGAGAGCCGGAGTTTCCCGGTCGCCAATGCAGAAATTATGGACGTCATTCCCAATGAATATACAATCGACAATCATTTGGAAACTCAACCTAAAGGCACTTATGCCTCAGAAATCGAAGCCCATTTACAACTTGTAGTAGGACGTCCGTCTATAAAGAAAAATATAAACCGTTGCATCGTCGAACGGCTGAAACTTCCCATAGCCGGCTATATAATGTCGGTGCATGCAGATGCCGCCGCCTTATTAGACGATGAAGAAAAGAGTCTGGGGTGCGCCTTGATCAATTTCGGAGCAGGAACAACCACACTATCCATCTATAAAGACAATTTTCTGAGATATGTAGTGACGATTCCATTCGGCGGACGCAATATTACACAAGATATCAGCAGCCTGAATATTCTGATGTCGGAAGCCGAACGACTGAAATTGGCCTTCGGGTGCGCCATCAACAATGGAGAAGAACCCAAAGGTATCGGAATAGAAGGTATTGATTCTTCTAAAATCAATTATCAAGAATTATGCCGTGTAACAGAAGCCCGTATTGAGGAAATCGTTGCCAATATTGTCGAACAAATCAAAGAATCGGGATATAAAGACCAGTTATCGGCAGGTATCATTTTAACCGGTGGTGCATCGCTACTGAAAGAACTGCCCGAACTTCTTGCCCGAGAAACAAAAATGTCGGTACAACGGGGTAATCTTCAAAAAGGAATTACATTCTCTGGACATCAAGAAGGCGGTTTGACGGCTTATTCACAAGCGATAGGATTGCTTTTATTAGGTGAAGAGAATTGCGTAGAGAAACCTATCACCCCAAAAACAGAACCGACTGTAGAAGAACCGGAGAAGCCCGAAAATAAAGAAATCTCAGACGAAAAGAAAAAGAAAGAACATGAGAAAAAACCGAAAAAATCATGGAATATTTTCGGGGCTATTGAAAAAATGACCGATAAAGTCATCAGTTCTACTGAAAACTTTTTAACAGATGAGGAAGATGCAAACCCTCCTCGAAAAAAAAATTAATACGGAGTATTGATCTCAGACCATTCATGAAATTAAAATCACAACGGCTATGGATGAAACTATCGACATAAATAATACACTTCCCTTTGAGGGAGGAAACCCTT contains:
- the ftsA gene encoding cell division protein FtsA — encoded protein: MEAGKYIVAIELGTSKIVGIVGVKNEDGRLNILATEKEDSAGCIKRGCIFNVEDTASKIQKIIKKLENRLSLKITKVYVGVGGQSVHSISHSVFRQLAEDTPITDMIINSLHAESRSFPVANAEIMDVIPNEYTIDNHLETQPKGTYASEIEAHLQLVVGRPSIKKNINRCIVERLKLPIAGYIMSVHADAAALLDDEEKSLGCALINFGAGTTTLSIYKDNFLRYVVTIPFGGRNITQDISSLNILMSEAERLKLAFGCAINNGEEPKGIGIEGIDSSKINYQELCRVTEARIEEIVANIVEQIKESGYKDQLSAGIILTGGASLLKELPELLARETKMSVQRGNLQKGITFSGHQEGGLTAYSQAIGLLLLGEENCVEKPITPKTEPTVEEPEKPENKEISDEKKKKEHEKKPKKSWNIFGAIEKMTDKVISSTENFLTDEEDANPPRKKN
- a CDS encoding cell division protein FtsQ/DivIB, whose product is MKKFFKYILVSLLPAYLIASLVFYASAHDEQKCSRIEITLLDSTDTHFTSVQEIKKQIKDEGIDPTGKPLGSINTEKMEKILKKNQLIARAECYKSPSGIIRIDIEQRVPIMRIISGFESYYIDENGDIMPTTSSFTAYLPLATGYITHSYAKSQLYPMAVYLKNNPFWDAQIEQIYVTENNEIELIPRIGDNLILLGKIDNFEQKLENLQCLYEQALSKVGWNKYDTINLKYNNQVICSKRDK